A single region of the Tigriopus californicus strain San Diego chromosome 8, Tcal_SD_v2.1, whole genome shotgun sequence genome encodes:
- the LOC131885318 gene encoding ubiquitin-conjugating enzyme E2 E1-like, which translates to MNELRTSCGSEERRRRGDRISSHIRANPGPTPDRWPAARVPCEKSLDLWTIVRGLTMATTSGDKPRKDSKSAPKASKALTTSAKRIQKELAEITLDPPPNCSAGPKGDNIYEWVSTILGPPGSVYEGGVFFLDIHFSPEYPFKPPKVTFRTRIYHCNINSQGVICLDILKDNWSPALTVSKVLLSVCSLLTDCNPADPLVGSIATQYTQNREEHDRIARLWTKRYAT; encoded by the exons ATGAACGAACTGCGGACAAGCTGTGGATCGGAGGAGAGAAGACGACGAGGGGATCGCATCTCCAGCCATATCAGAGCAAATCCAGGCCCAACACCGGATCGCTGGCCTGCTGCCCGTGTCCCTTGTGAAAAGAGCCTTGATCTTTGGACCATTGTCCGCGGGTTGACCATGGCTACCACGTCCGGCGACAAGCCTCGCAAGGATAGCAAAAGTGCTCCCAAAGCCTCCAAGGCTTTGACCACTTCGGCCAAGCGCATCCAGAAGGAACTGGCCGAGATCACCCTCGACCCGCCTCCCAATTGCAG CGCTGGGCCCAAAGGTGACAACATCTATGAATGGGTGTCCACTATCCTCGGGCCCCCGGGCTCCGTGTACGAGGGCGGGGTGTTCTTTCTCGACATTCACTTCTCCCCGGAGTATCCGTTTAAACCGCCCAAGGTGACATTCCGCACTCGCATTTACCATTGTAACATCAACAGTCAAGGGGTCATTTGTCTGGACATCCTCAAAGACAATTGGAGCCCCGCTCTCACCGTGTCAAAG GTCCTTCTTTCCGTCTGTTCACTTCTCACAGATTGCAACCCAG CCGATCCGTTGGTGGGCAGCATTGCTACTCAATACACTCAGAACCGCGAGGAACACGATAGAATAGCGCGATTGTGGACCAAACGCTATGCCACATAA